A genomic window from Macadamia integrifolia cultivar HAES 741 unplaced genomic scaffold, SCU_Mint_v3 scaffold449, whole genome shotgun sequence includes:
- the LOC122068674 gene encoding uncharacterized protein At4g33100: MGIKKDKRSDSSSTSPCAHLRAAYHQCFNRWYSEKFLKGQWDKEECVSEWQKYRACLSQHLDDKHLSRFLEAEAFVYPPES, encoded by the exons ATGGGGATAAAGAAAGATAAGAGGAGTGATTCTTCTTCAACATCGCCTTGTGCCCATCTCAGAGCTGCATATCACCAATGCTTCAACAG GTGGTACTCAGAGAAGTTCTTGAAGGGTCAGTGGGACAAAGAGGAATGCGTTTCCGAGTGGCAGAAATACAGAGCTTGCCTTTCT CAACATTTGGATGATAAGCATCTCAGTCGCTTCCTTGAAGCAGAAGCTTTTGTTTATCCTCCTGAGTCCTGA